The following are encoded in a window of Methanobrevibacter ruminantium M1 genomic DNA:
- a CDS encoding TIGR00296 family protein — MLSEDDGKYLLELAKDAIETYVKEHDKIDVPSDCPEHLREKLGVFVTLNKNNNLRGCIGYPEPIFPLVEATIESAISAAVRDPRFPEVGESELDSLEYEITVLTKPELIEVDKPIDYLDNIIIGEDGLIVEKGFYRGLLLPQVAPEHNMDKEEFLSHTCLKAGLRPDTWLNKDTKVFKFQGQIFK, encoded by the coding sequence ATGTTAAGTGAAGACGACGGCAAATATTTACTTGAATTAGCAAAAGATGCAATTGAAACCTATGTAAAAGAGCATGATAAGATTGATGTGCCTTCAGATTGTCCAGAACATCTTAGGGAAAAGCTTGGAGTATTTGTAACCCTAAACAAGAACAACAACCTAAGGGGATGCATAGGCTATCCAGAACCTATCTTTCCATTGGTTGAAGCGACTATAGAGTCTGCAATATCTGCTGCAGTAAGAGATCCTCGTTTTCCAGAAGTTGGTGAAAGCGAACTTGACAGTCTTGAATATGAAATAACAGTACTCACTAAGCCAGAGCTTATTGAAGTGGATAAGCCTATAGATTATTTGGATAATATAATAATTGGAGAGGATGGGCTTATTGTAGAGAAAGGATTCTATAGAGGATTATTATTGCCGCAGGTAGCACCTGAACACAATATGGATAAGGAAGAATTTTTATCACATACTTGTCTTAAGGCAGGTTTAAGGCCAGATACATGGTTAAATAAGGATACAAAGGTGTTTAAGTTCCAAGGGCAAATATTTAAATAA
- a CDS encoding TldD/PmbA family protein produces the protein MEEHIDLFKSILNKIEDKVDYADIRAGTGNNTSITMKDNQIQDINTGLSTVARIRVLNNGAWGFATTNDFSKLEEISEKAIKISNSLKGDITLAECDIIEDAVAIEQKIKLSDVSIEEKKEIIQDANKASNVGNVISTTVRYGDAESKTAFLSSEGSCILTDNARVSLSLNAVASNGELIQFHHDSLGGVKGFEVLKNADIESFGRKVGEKATELLDAKPAPSGRFTIIADNSLTGVFIHEAVGHAVEADLVLQDDSILHDQMNKKIGSDIVNIYDDSSNKDGFGYYPYDVEGVKTRKNQIVKDGDLISYLSSRESAGKLDIPLTGNARSSISDQPIVRMSNTYLQPGDLSFDELIEDIKDGIYLKGSRGGQVDTGKGIFQFNASEAYKIENGELKDHFRDVSLSGNILETLKCVDAIGSDFKLSVGFCGKGGQTAPVGDGGPHTRILNAMVGGSS, from the coding sequence ATGGAAGAACACATAGACTTATTTAAAAGCATACTAAACAAGATAGAAGATAAAGTGGATTATGCAGACATAAGGGCTGGAACTGGAAACAACACAAGCATAACCATGAAAGACAATCAGATTCAAGACATTAACACAGGACTGTCAACTGTTGCAAGAATAAGAGTATTAAACAATGGAGCTTGGGGCTTTGCAACAACCAATGACTTTTCCAAACTTGAAGAGATAAGCGAAAAAGCCATAAAGATATCAAACTCACTGAAAGGAGACATCACTCTTGCAGAATGCGACATCATAGAGGATGCTGTTGCAATTGAACAGAAGATAAAGCTAAGCGATGTAAGCATAGAAGAGAAAAAGGAAATAATACAAGATGCAAACAAGGCAAGCAATGTTGGCAATGTAATAAGCACAACTGTAAGATATGGGGATGCAGAGTCAAAGACTGCATTTCTAAGCAGCGAAGGAAGCTGCATACTAACAGACAATGCAAGGGTCAGCCTATCACTTAATGCAGTTGCATCAAATGGGGAGCTTATCCAATTCCATCATGACAGCTTAGGCGGAGTCAAGGGATTTGAAGTATTGAAGAATGCAGATATCGAATCCTTTGGAAGAAAAGTTGGAGAAAAGGCCACTGAACTTCTAGATGCCAAGCCAGCACCATCAGGAAGATTTACAATCATTGCAGACAATAGCTTAACAGGAGTATTTATCCACGAGGCAGTAGGCCATGCCGTAGAGGCAGACCTTGTGCTTCAGGATGATTCCATACTTCATGACCAGATGAATAAAAAGATAGGTTCAGATATTGTTAATATCTATGACGACTCAAGCAATAAGGATGGATTCGGCTATTATCCATATGATGTTGAAGGGGTTAAAACAAGAAAGAACCAGATAGTCAAGGATGGAGATCTAATTTCATACCTATCATCAAGGGAAAGTGCAGGTAAGCTTGACATTCCGCTTACAGGTAATGCACGTTCATCAATCAGCGATCAGCCTATTGTAAGAATGAGCAATACCTATCTCCAGCCAGGAGACTTAAGCTTTGATGAGCTTATTGAAGACATTAAGGACGGAATATATCTTAAAGGCTCAAGGGGAGGTCAAGTGGATACAGGAAAAGGAATCTTCCAATTCAATGCTTCCGAAGCATATAAGATAGAAAACGGAGAGTTAAAGGACCACTTCAGAGACGTTTCCTTATCTGGAAACATACTTGAAACCTTAAAATGTGTTGATGCAATAGGATCTGACTTTAAGCTAAGCGTTGGATTCTGTGGCAAAGGTGGACAGACTGCACCAGTTGGAGATGGAGGTCCTCATACTAGGATATTGAATGCAATGGTAGGTGGAAGTAGTTAA
- a CDS encoding Ig-like domain repeat protein has protein sequence MKLNKFFIISIILIIFLSISAISAENTDNALSTDTHSNDNVLSTDSRSNENALTNENTLLTDTHSNENALTTDPLTKENTHSYKDSEKSLSSDAFNKTIYVNKTGSDEGDGSEANPYATLKKSISQLDDSDNAVIYIGPGNYTGENNSALEINLDHKDHDGSLSIIGDSNGGTVFDGENLNPIIISISEDSIVTLINITFTHGKNNMGSAIRSSGNLTIDNCIFTENYATNLAALYVDKHSPLTVMNSKFLENRAKQCADIYFSQNSEIILLNNLFEGSTAEYSYAYSPSVSLQTGKSLVKGNTFKNLTGAYYKGALYIAYNNGINIANITDNTFINCNYTGTDGAILFFQNAYLKNNKFIDCHSSTAFLYSNTEFNAYLSFEDAEIDGTTFFLKANVTDDMGNKVKNAKVIFYLNGENVGSASSDNNGVAMISIKKLLENGEYVISGTQSYSEINPFGVNVKNATARVNYDHSSLEVWVSTDGDDGSGNGSEDNPFKTLRKALDYGTASAVNLTVHVKNGIYNGDDNRDLSYSTLGKITIVGESYSNVVIDGENITKSIFAFSSTLDVTLINLTLINCPSTLINAYTLSMMDNIVINSGTIRAQTGNNGVTIDNLRVINGTDQAITGYNLRLTNSRFENCDGLTHTGLIWLSTNNNKVTYLENNTFFNNTIAGSAGGGAAYYIQSDLISINNTFDSNWITESRGENVAYAGGRHIISINDKFINNEVPKYVAQYRSIGNEECEIIVENITFINNKASGNGAGLATTGAIVKGGKFINNSASGNGGAIYLLNHDNTSSYCQMSLEDVIFENNSATCGKDIFIEGSSGNNIFTYLNNLTIVANDLNVTSLSDNLTVSVFHPSGAIIGGGEISFYLDGEYIGKSTLVNQNASLEYVGFKNNTIYEFTSIYEYASLNDTYIDGIVSTKIPYALENIELYVSDGSGDDENGNGSISNPFKSISKALSEGYQKSTNITVHILEGTYTGSLNSNLRIPTTVNILLIGEGAAKTIISDSSSDYFITALKGKCELRISQMTLNRAARDTQSAIYIEEESNVAIDNVTFIGGQGNYGGAINTAGNLSIRNSYFHDNGYADRTLRANAYYGGAICNDGTLIIDNTIFESDHAGRLSEIANQGTLYMNNSKVIDSINAYSINMDLVAIGAYGGQKGEITIENSQFIVSSKTINELNDRIYDPTRALTCLGIGSCQHAILINSTFIGEGAVFSPYVFGGINSNNLASGGCTMIPGDLEVYNSTFRNVQAVNIIYSRTDNVRYHSQRVFEGCLFDNVEYIIAVLNTGNFSVEMHDCVILSDDLAKIGFGSEKTMKMDISNNWWSSNDGSYDNATLGTTNYISNCVVKLKEISSETVHPESYLILTLNSSNRTGLLQDAILAFKAYDGENISDYDGALYPRNFEMSAINATLDDLEGTIINKAINPFEGVENSGYYIEAIVDNQKVNLTVHDSLSIGNAYILAENISINYNETQINVTVLEENGKRADGGNVSLKLHDKTYISEIINGTAIFDIDVLPKGDYLLNYSLNRPKVYHSISNSSNLTVIPFKINAYANASNIKVGEDAIVIAYLDKDAGGNVTLGEEIQKVNDGTATFIISNLAKGDYTYQLSYSGDEKYDNETFHVSFSVNLKDASISVENDTLDLFVGSNETIVATISPIGLAVNYSCSNESVAMVDENGVVSAVGAGMAVITLTVGDDVTYSKNSSSVTVIVSKIPTIIEIVNDTISLEVTDSLDSIASLNPEEGGNLNYAISDDLIAKIDNGQITALSEGSAIITVSFDGNDKYTKAQNKSIKIIVNLKEASVSAFSNIDLLVGENDTLSPKTSPEGLDVRYESNDTSVVLVDNGQAIAVGEGNATITLTVGGDGVYAENTTTVKVSVSRIATMIEIEKDTIELKVNEESPIGAILEPDVGNLTYSISDESIAKVENGKIIALAEGNASLSISFAGDERYIGTNASVEIRVNKINTILTETDITTTYKEEGYLIATLKDSQNNPISGAVLTVDLDGIKNYTTDSNGQIKIATNNLIPDTYTARISFAGNENYSSSNGNASVTVKRIGTKLNFNDMNTTAFDSNIEGRIGEYFYFQLVDCDGNPLANKKVIIGFNGVKYNRQTNETGWAKIQINLKYANSYTFAIAFLGDDNYSGSFNFAVIRVSQQTPKLTASSKTYKSSAKTKTLTATLKSSSGKAIAGKKISFRLNGKVYTANTNSLGVATVKVSLNKKGTYSFTAQFSGDSTYKKVTKTAKLTIK, from the coding sequence ATGAAATTAAATAAATTCTTCATTATCAGCATAATATTGATTATATTTCTATCAATTAGTGCAATAAGTGCAGAAAATACTGATAATGCACTCTCAACAGATACACACTCAAATGACAATGTACTCTCAACAGATTCACGATCAAATGAGAATGCACTCACAAACGAGAACACACTCTTAACAGATACACACTCAAATGAGAATGCACTCACAACAGACCCACTCACAAAGGAGAACACACATTCTTATAAGGATTCAGAAAAGTCTCTTTCATCAGATGCTTTTAATAAGACCATTTATGTAAATAAAACCGGAAGCGATGAGGGAGATGGAAGCGAAGCAAATCCTTACGCTACACTAAAAAAGTCCATTTCACAACTTGATGACTCTGACAATGCTGTCATCTACATCGGTCCAGGCAATTACACAGGTGAAAATAATTCTGCCTTGGAGATAAACTTAGACCATAAAGATCATGACGGATCCCTTAGCATTATTGGAGATTCAAATGGAGGAACTGTTTTTGATGGGGAAAACTTAAATCCAATAATAATATCAATCAGTGAGGATTCAATAGTGACCTTAATAAATATCACATTCACTCACGGCAAAAATAATATGGGCTCTGCCATTAGAAGTTCTGGAAATCTCACTATTGACAATTGCATATTCACGGAAAACTATGCAACAAATCTTGCTGCACTTTATGTTGATAAACATAGCCCTTTAACAGTAATGAACTCAAAATTTTTAGAAAATAGGGCCAAACAATGTGCAGATATCTATTTTTCACAAAACTCAGAAATAATTTTATTAAATAATCTCTTTGAAGGTTCAACTGCAGAATATTCCTATGCCTATAGCCCATCCGTATCCCTGCAAACAGGAAAAAGTTTAGTCAAAGGAAATACTTTTAAGAATCTGACAGGCGCTTATTATAAAGGTGCATTGTATATTGCCTATAACAATGGGATAAATATAGCCAACATTACTGATAATACATTCATCAACTGTAATTATACAGGGACAGATGGAGCAATCCTATTTTTCCAAAATGCCTATTTGAAGAACAATAAATTCATAGACTGCCATTCTTCCACTGCATTTCTATACTCCAACACTGAGTTTAATGCATACCTAAGTTTTGAAGATGCAGAAATTGATGGCACCACCTTCTTTTTAAAAGCCAATGTAACCGACGACATGGGAAATAAAGTTAAAAATGCAAAGGTCATATTTTACTTGAATGGAGAAAATGTGGGTTCTGCTAGTTCTGATAATAACGGCGTAGCAATGATAAGCATTAAAAAATTGCTGGAAAATGGAGAATATGTAATTTCAGGTACTCAGTCATACTCTGAAATCAATCCTTTTGGGGTAAACGTAAAAAATGCAACTGCAAGAGTTAATTACGACCACAGCTCTCTTGAAGTGTGGGTATCAACTGATGGAGATGATGGCTCTGGCAACGGCAGTGAAGACAATCCATTCAAGACTCTTAGAAAAGCATTGGATTATGGAACAGCATCTGCTGTCAATTTGACTGTGCACGTTAAAAACGGAATTTACAATGGGGATGACAATAGAGATTTGTCCTATTCCACTCTCGGCAAAATCACCATCGTTGGAGAATCCTACTCCAATGTAGTGATTGATGGAGAAAATATAACAAAGAGCATATTTGCTTTCTCTTCAACCTTAGACGTTACACTGATTAATCTGACCTTAATCAACTGTCCTTCCACTCTTATAAACGCATACACATTAAGCATGATGGACAACATTGTCATAAATTCAGGTACCATACGTGCCCAAACAGGTAACAATGGAGTAACAATTGATAATTTAAGAGTAATCAACGGTACAGATCAGGCCATAACTGGCTATAATCTGAGATTAACCAATTCCAGATTTGAAAATTGTGATGGTCTCACTCACACCGGTTTAATATGGCTATCCACCAATAATAATAAGGTCACCTATTTAGAAAACAATACCTTTTTTAATAATACAATTGCAGGATCCGCCGGCGGCGGCGCCGCATACTATATCCAAAGTGACTTAATAAGCATCAATAACACTTTCGACTCAAATTGGATTACGGAAAGTAGGGGAGAAAATGTTGCTTATGCAGGGGGCAGACATATAATTTCCATCAATGACAAATTCATCAATAACGAGGTTCCCAAATATGTTGCCCAATATCGAAGCATTGGAAACGAAGAATGTGAAATAATTGTGGAAAACATTACTTTCATCAACAACAAGGCATCTGGAAATGGTGCAGGTTTAGCGACCACTGGAGCCATAGTCAAAGGAGGGAAATTCATCAATAACAGCGCCTCTGGAAACGGCGGCGCAATATATCTCTTAAATCATGACAATACAAGTTCATATTGTCAAATGAGCCTTGAAGATGTCATTTTTGAAAACAATTCAGCCACTTGCGGAAAGGACATTTTCATCGAAGGGAGTTCTGGAAACAATATATTTACCTATTTAAATAATCTGACAATAGTTGCCAATGATTTGAATGTAACTAGTTTGTCTGATAATTTAACCGTCAGCGTATTTCACCCTTCCGGCGCCATAATCGGAGGAGGGGAAATAAGTTTCTATCTTGATGGTGAATACATTGGAAAATCCACTCTGGTCAATCAAAATGCAAGTTTAGAATATGTAGGATTTAAAAACAATACCATATACGAATTCACAAGCATTTATGAATACGCCTCTTTAAATGACACTTACATTGACGGCATAGTTTCCACCAAAATCCCTTACGCCTTGGAAAACATTGAACTTTATGTATCCGATGGCAGTGGCGATGATGAAAATGGAAACGGCAGCATAAGCAATCCATTTAAATCAATTTCCAAGGCATTGAGCGAAGGATATCAAAAATCAACAAATATTACAGTGCATATTTTGGAAGGCACTTATACAGGAAGTTTAAACAGCAATTTAAGAATTCCAACAACTGTTAACATATTGCTTATCGGCGAAGGGGCAGCCAAGACCATAATAAGTGACAGCTCCTCAGACTATTTCATTACAGCATTAAAAGGCAAATGCGAATTAAGAATATCCCAGATGACATTGAATAGGGCGGCCCGTGACACACAATCAGCCATCTATATTGAAGAGGAATCCAATGTGGCCATTGACAATGTCACATTCATTGGCGGCCAAGGAAATTACGGCGGAGCCATCAATACTGCAGGAAACCTTTCCATAAGAAATTCATATTTCCATGACAATGGATATGCAGATAGAACTTTACGTGCAAATGCCTATTACGGAGGAGCCATTTGCAATGACGGCACCCTAATCATTGACAATACAATATTTGAAAGCGACCATGCAGGCAGACTAAGTGAAATTGCGAATCAAGGCACATTATACATGAACAATTCAAAAGTGATTGACAGCATAAACGCATATAGCATAAACATGGATTTGGTTGCTATCGGCGCTTATGGTGGCCAAAAGGGCGAAATTACAATAGAAAATAGCCAATTCATAGTTAGCTCCAAGACCATCAATGAATTGAATGACAGAATCTATGATCCTACAAGGGCATTGACCTGCTTGGGCATTGGTTCATGCCAACATGCAATCCTCATCAACTCCACATTCATTGGCGAAGGGGCAGTATTCTCCCCTTATGTATTTGGCGGAATTAACTCAAATAATCTTGCAAGTGGAGGATGTACCATGATTCCAGGAGATTTGGAAGTCTACAATTCAACATTTAGAAATGTCCAAGCTGTAAATATAATATATTCAAGAACAGATAATGTGAGATATCACTCCCAAAGGGTCTTTGAAGGATGCCTATTCGATAATGTCGAATATATAATAGCTGTTTTGAATACAGGCAATTTTTCAGTTGAGATGCATGACTGCGTTATTTTATCAGATGATCTTGCTAAAATAGGATTTGGAAGTGAAAAAACCATGAAAATGGACATTTCCAATAACTGGTGGTCCTCCAACGATGGAAGCTATGACAATGCCACCCTAGGAACTACCAATTACATTTCAAATTGTGTTGTAAAACTCAAGGAAATAAGTTCAGAGACTGTTCATCCTGAAAGCTATCTGATCCTAACTCTAAATTCAAGCAATAGAACCGGTCTGCTACAGGATGCAATCCTGGCATTCAAGGCATACGACGGCGAAAACATAAGCGATTACGATGGAGCTTTATATCCTCGAAATTTCGAAATGTCTGCCATAAATGCCACTTTAGATGACCTGGAGGGCACAATAATTAACAAGGCCATCAATCCATTTGAGGGTGTAGAAAACAGCGGATATTACATTGAAGCCATTGTAGACAATCAAAAGGTCAATCTGACAGTCCATGACAGCCTATCTATCGGCAACGCATACATTTTAGCTGAGAACATTTCAATCAACTACAATGAAACACAAATAAATGTCACTGTTTTGGAAGAGAACGGCAAAAGAGCGGATGGAGGAAACGTTTCATTGAAATTGCATGATAAAACCTATATATCCGAAATCATTAACGGCACTGCCATATTCGATATAGATGTCCTTCCTAAAGGGGATTACCTATTAAATTATTCATTAAATCGTCCTAAGGTTTATCACAGCATTTCCAACTCATCAAATTTAACTGTCATTCCATTTAAAATAAATGCTTACGCCAATGCCAGCAATATCAAAGTGGGAGAGGATGCAATTGTCATAGCCTATCTAGATAAGGATGCCGGAGGCAACGTCACTTTAGGTGAGGAAATCCAAAAAGTCAATGATGGAACTGCCACTTTCATCATTTCCAATTTGGCCAAAGGGGATTACACTTACCAACTAAGTTATTCCGGAGATGAAAAATACGATAATGAAACATTCCATGTTTCATTCTCTGTTAACTTGAAGGATGCTAGCATCAGCGTTGAGAATGACACTTTGGACTTGTTTGTTGGCTCCAATGAAACCATTGTTGCCACTATCTCTCCAATAGGACTTGCCGTAAATTACAGTTGCAGCAATGAATCTGTAGCAATGGTTGATGAAAATGGTGTCGTCAGTGCAGTTGGTGCGGGAATGGCTGTAATTACCTTGACTGTCGGTGATGATGTAACTTATAGCAAAAACTCTAGCTCTGTCACTGTCATTGTCAGTAAAATCCCAACCATCATTGAGATAGTTAATGATACCATTAGCTTAGAAGTCACAGACAGCCTTGATTCCATTGCAAGTTTAAATCCAGAGGAGGGAGGCAATTTAAACTATGCAATAAGCGATGACTTGATTGCTAAGATTGACAATGGCCAAATTACTGCATTAAGTGAAGGCAGTGCCATTATAACCGTTTCATTTGATGGCAATGACAAGTATACAAAAGCTCAAAACAAAAGCATCAAGATTATTGTTAATCTTAAAGAGGCCAGCGTTAGCGCATTCAGCAATATTGACTTGCTGGTGGGTGAAAATGATACCCTTTCTCCAAAAACCTCCCCTGAAGGATTAGATGTGAGATATGAATCTAACGATACATCTGTTGTGCTTGTTGATAATGGCCAAGCCATTGCTGTTGGCGAGGGCAATGCCACCATTACATTGACTGTCGGCGGCGATGGAGTATATGCAGAAAATACAACAACAGTGAAAGTCAGCGTAAGCAGAATAGCTACCATGATTGAAATTGAAAAAGATACCATTGAATTAAAAGTCAATGAGGAATCCCCAATCGGAGCTATATTGGAGCCGGATGTTGGCAATTTAACTTACAGCATAAGTGATGAAAGCATTGCTAAAGTTGAAAACGGCAAGATAATTGCTTTAGCTGAAGGAAATGCAAGCCTAAGCATTTCATTTGCAGGAGATGAAAGATACATTGGAACAAATGCAAGTGTGGAGATTAGAGTAAATAAGATAAACACAATATTGACTGAAACAGACATAACAACAACCTACAAAGAGGAGGGCTACCTTATAGCAACACTGAAAGACAGCCAAAATAATCCAATAAGCGGAGCTGTACTGACTGTTGACTTGGATGGAATCAAAAACTATACAACTGATTCCAATGGGCAAATCAAGATAGCGACAAATAATCTGATTCCAGACACTTATACTGCAAGAATCAGCTTTGCAGGCAATGAAAACTACAGCTCATCTAATGGAAATGCAAGTGTTACCGTTAAAAGGATAGGTACAAAGCTTAATTTCAATGACATGAACACTACCGCCTTTGATTCCAATATAGAAGGAAGAATAGGAGAATATTTCTATTTCCAATTAGTTGACTGCGATGGAAATCCACTAGCCAACAAAAAAGTTATCATAGGATTCAATGGAGTCAAATACAATAGGCAAACCAATGAAACAGGATGGGCAAAGATACAGATCAACTTGAAATATGCCAATTCTTACACCTTTGCAATAGCATTCCTAGGAGATGACAACTATAGCGGATCATTCAACTTTGCAGTAATACGCGTTAGCCAACAGACCCCTAAATTAACTGCAAGTAGCAAGACCTATAAGTCAAGCGCAAAGACCAAGACACTGACTGCCACACTCAAATCCTCTAGCGGAAAAGCCATTGCAGGTAAAAAAATAAGCTTTAGACTAAATGGTAAAGTCTATACAGCAAATACCAATTCATTGGGAGTGGCTACTGTAAAGGTCTCTTTAAACAAGAAGGGAACCTATAGCTTTACAGCGCAATTCAGTGGTGACAGCACCTATAAGAAGGTTACTAAAACTGCAAAGCTAACAATAAAATAG